In the genome of Massilia sp. PAMC28688, one region contains:
- a CDS encoding LytTR family DNA-binding domain-containing protein yields the protein MRILIVDDEQPARDKLQRLLEQEDGVCALAQAADAVEALAMLESFKPDVAFLDIQMPEISGIELAASLPAPAPLIVFATAYDQFAIAAFDANAIDYLLKPYDRARLQRSLSRVRERLALRRPPPAFDAGQSLRQLLVSERGVTRIVTLDALEWIETADNYVILHTATVHPLLRQTLAGLLDRLGPRFVRCHRRAAVQLAQVARVEARDKGDCELVLRSGTRVPCSRQYSAAVLALLSG from the coding sequence ATGCGCATCCTGATCGTGGACGATGAACAGCCTGCACGCGACAAGCTGCAGCGCCTGCTGGAGCAGGAGGATGGCGTGTGCGCCCTGGCCCAGGCAGCCGACGCGGTGGAGGCGCTGGCGATGCTGGAGTCGTTCAAGCCCGATGTCGCCTTCCTCGACATCCAGATGCCGGAGATCAGCGGCATCGAGCTGGCCGCATCACTGCCGGCGCCTGCGCCCCTGATCGTGTTTGCCACCGCTTACGACCAGTTTGCGATAGCGGCGTTCGACGCCAACGCCATCGACTACCTGCTTAAACCTTATGACCGGGCGCGCCTGCAGCGATCGCTCTCGCGGGTGCGCGAGCGGCTGGCCTTGCGCCGGCCGCCGCCCGCGTTCGACGCTGGCCAGTCACTGCGCCAGCTGCTCGTGTCCGAGCGCGGCGTCACGCGGATTGTCACCCTCGACGCCCTGGAGTGGATCGAGACGGCAGACAATTACGTGATCCTGCATACGGCAACGGTCCACCCGCTGCTGCGCCAGACGCTGGCCGGCTTGCTGGACAGGCTAGGCCCCCGCTTTGTGCGCTGCCACCGGAGAGCGGCCGTGCAGCTGGCGCAGGTGGCCAGGGTGGAGGCGCGCGACAAGGGTGACTGCGAGCTGGTGCTGCGCAGCGGTACGCGGGTCCCGTGCAGCCGCCAGTACAGCGCTGCCGTGCTGGCGCTGCTCTCAGGCTGA
- a CDS encoding phasin family protein — protein sequence MYPFSQQVTPAVRTHLDAQVSFLNDMSKSLFQSFQQLCDLNIQLTQTMLEEATQTSQKLLTADRQTDVIGAAASRAQPATDKLRAYQQHISRVAADAQVQLARVAEQHVQETTRTARALADEVQRVASEETERNMRSQQETMRKFTDPFMQNGSQRGNGSGASMQGSASMQSAQGGSSQSDTSGSSMGGANVGSSASSSGKSGASTGKPS from the coding sequence ATGTATCCATTCTCTCAACAAGTTACTCCTGCTGTGCGCACCCATCTGGACGCACAGGTATCGTTTCTGAACGATATGTCCAAATCCCTCTTCCAGTCGTTCCAGCAGCTGTGCGACCTGAACATTCAGCTGACCCAGACCATGCTGGAAGAAGCCACCCAGACCAGCCAGAAGCTGCTGACGGCCGACCGCCAGACCGACGTGATCGGCGCAGCCGCATCGCGTGCCCAGCCAGCAACGGACAAGCTGCGCGCCTACCAGCAGCACATTTCGCGCGTGGCCGCCGACGCCCAGGTGCAGCTGGCCCGTGTGGCCGAGCAGCATGTGCAGGAAACCACCCGCACGGCCCGGGCCCTGGCCGATGAAGTGCAGCGGGTCGCCTCGGAAGAAACCGAGCGCAATATGCGCAGCCAGCAGGAAACCATGCGCAAGTTCACCGATCCATTCATGCAAAATGGTTCGCAGCGCGGCAACGGCAGCGGCGCCAGCATGCAGGGCAGCGCCAGCATGCAAAGTGCCCAGGGCGGCAGCAGCCAGAGCGACACCAGTGGCAGCAGCATGGGCGGTGCCAACGTGGGCAGCAGTGCCTCGAGCAGCGGCAAGAGCGGCGCCAGCACGGGCAAGCCTTCGTAA
- a CDS encoding MFS transporter: MHKPAQDAVMTPRAAWLLILAAAAILMITMGARLTTGLFMSPINTATGLGIASISFAMAIGQFVWGAAQPVFGAVADKWGSSRVIIVGALLLAGGTALTPFVDSQWGLILCMGILSAAGAGAGSFSILIGATAQRLPPERRPFAAGFINAGGSFGQFVFAPVMQAIISSAGWVMAMLTMAATTLLTIPLAWPLRRGAGVAKTDAPKPAPAPGIGLGAQIRIALRDRNYLLLHAGFFTCGFHIAFLVTHLPGEVALCNLSPEVSATALALIGLFNIAGSLSAGALSTRYRMKSLLALMYASRAVMIALYLVAPKTAMTFYVFAAALGFTWLATVPPTAGLIGKLFGVRYLSTLFGLTLLSHQTGGFFGAWLGGLSFVTYGDYTWMWYADIVLALAAALLNLPIREAHVVRAPAVAGA; the protein is encoded by the coding sequence ATGCATAAGCCCGCCCAGGATGCAGTCATGACGCCGCGCGCAGCCTGGTTGTTGATCCTGGCGGCAGCGGCCATCCTCATGATCACCATGGGCGCGCGCCTGACCACGGGCCTGTTCATGTCGCCCATTAACACCGCGACAGGCCTGGGCATTGCTTCCATCAGTTTTGCGATGGCGATCGGACAGTTCGTCTGGGGCGCGGCGCAGCCGGTGTTTGGCGCCGTGGCCGACAAGTGGGGTTCGTCGCGCGTGATCATCGTGGGCGCCTTGCTGCTGGCGGGGGGCACCGCACTGACGCCCTTTGTCGACTCGCAATGGGGCCTGATCCTGTGCATGGGGATCTTGTCGGCGGCCGGCGCCGGTGCCGGCAGCTTTTCGATCCTGATCGGCGCCACCGCCCAGCGCCTGCCGCCCGAGCGGCGCCCGTTTGCGGCCGGCTTCATCAACGCCGGCGGCTCGTTTGGCCAGTTCGTGTTCGCACCCGTCATGCAAGCCATTATCAGCAGTGCCGGCTGGGTCATGGCCATGCTGACCATGGCCGCCACCACGCTGCTCACCATCCCGCTCGCGTGGCCGCTGCGGCGCGGGGCAGGGGTGGCCAAGACCGATGCGCCCAAGCCCGCCCCGGCGCCCGGCATCGGCCTGGGGGCGCAGATCCGCATTGCCCTGCGCGACCGCAACTACCTGCTGCTGCATGCCGGCTTTTTCACCTGCGGCTTTCACATCGCCTTCCTGGTCACCCACCTGCCCGGTGAAGTCGCCCTGTGCAATCTGTCGCCGGAAGTGTCGGCCACCGCGCTGGCCCTGATCGGCCTATTCAATATCGCAGGCAGTTTGAGCGCCGGTGCCCTGTCCACGCGCTACCGCATGAAGTCCCTGCTGGCCCTCATGTACGCCAGCCGCGCCGTCATGATCGCCCTCTACCTGGTGGCGCCCAAGACCGCCATGACCTTCTATGTGTTTGCCGCCGCCCTGGGCTTTACCTGGCTGGCCACGGTGCCGCCCACCGCGGGCCTGATCGGCAAGCTCTTTGGCGTGCGCTACCTCTCCACCCTGTTCGGCCTGACGCTGCTGTCGCACCAGACGGGCGGCTTCTTCGGCGCCTGGCTGGGCGGCCTGTCGTTTGTCACCTACGGCGACTACACCTGGATGTGGTATGCCGACATTGTGCTGGCCCTGGCGGCAGCGCTGCTCAACCTGCCCATCCGCGAGGCGCACGTGGTTCGCGCGCCAGCCGTGGCGGGAGCCTGA
- the ribA gene encoding GTP cyclohydrolase II: MPSAPDQPLLEYTTSCLLPTPWAQFTLHAFVEKSSGKEHLAMTLGDISDGEPVLARVHSECLTGDVLFSQRCDCGAQLEGALKKIADEGRGILLYLRQEGRGIGLVNKIRAYRLQEAGADTVDANLALGFHADARNYELCKPMLDQFGIRSLRLMTNNPRKIDAMQKLGVAVSARVPLLVNRNAFNTGYLDTKAARLGHLMTQENAAVAQDGEL; encoded by the coding sequence ATGCCGTCCGCACCAGACCAGCCCCTCTTGGAATACACCACCTCGTGCCTGCTTCCCACACCGTGGGCGCAATTCACGCTGCACGCGTTCGTGGAAAAATCCAGCGGCAAGGAGCACCTGGCCATGACGCTGGGCGATATCAGCGATGGCGAACCGGTGCTGGCGCGCGTGCATTCGGAATGCCTGACCGGCGACGTGCTGTTTTCCCAGCGCTGCGACTGCGGCGCCCAGCTCGAAGGGGCGCTCAAGAAAATTGCCGATGAAGGACGCGGGATCCTGCTCTACCTGCGCCAGGAAGGACGCGGCATTGGCCTGGTCAACAAGATCCGCGCCTATCGCCTGCAGGAAGCGGGGGCCGATACGGTGGACGCGAACCTGGCACTGGGCTTTCATGCCGATGCGCGCAACTACGAATTGTGCAAACCCATGCTCGACCAGTTCGGCATTCGTTCACTGCGCCTGATGACCAACAATCCCCGCAAGATCGATGCCATGCAAAAGCTGGGCGTTGCCGTCAGTGCCCGCGTGCCCCTGCTGGTGAACCGCAACGCCTTCAATACGGGCTACCTCGACACCAAGGCCGCGCGCCTCGGCCACCTGATGACGCAGGAGAATGCCGCCGTCGCACAGGACGGCGAGCTCTAA
- a CDS encoding FHA domain-containing protein produces the protein MKPPYFIETLALNGEVLHRHRVLELPIRLGRGYENDFILDDPYAAARHAIIEAGPDGGMVLRDLDTMNGVICRGRRHATLDMNGDTVFRLGHTSLRVRAADYHVEPELLDRTRHGWEGLVPGLIGIVLVWLIALANQWLIDTQPFQLVRYLQVLAYATGGALVWGGAWALANRLFGRYARLGRHLFILGSALAVLAAFKAGSSVLAFGYSLDALTRYSSHVLILIAAGMMYYHLNTVKPHNERRFGATCLVLALFISGLVMISNEQRTGSVADSHYMSVILPPDMRISPNHSVDEFMGDVEKLKPRLDRERADLVADDSKGEQ, from the coding sequence GTGAAGCCGCCCTACTTCATTGAAACACTGGCACTGAACGGCGAAGTGCTGCACCGGCACCGCGTTCTCGAGCTGCCGATCCGCCTCGGCCGCGGCTACGAGAATGACTTCATCCTCGACGACCCGTACGCCGCTGCGCGCCACGCCATCATCGAAGCCGGCCCGGACGGCGGCATGGTGCTGCGCGACCTCGACACCATGAACGGCGTGATCTGCCGCGGCCGGCGCCATGCGACGCTCGACATGAATGGCGACACCGTGTTCCGCCTCGGCCACACCAGCCTGCGGGTGCGCGCTGCCGACTACCACGTGGAGCCGGAACTGCTGGACCGCACCCGTCACGGCTGGGAAGGACTGGTACCGGGCCTGATCGGCATCGTGCTGGTCTGGCTGATCGCGCTGGCCAACCAGTGGCTGATTGATACCCAGCCGTTTCAGCTGGTGCGCTACCTGCAGGTGCTGGCCTACGCCACCGGCGGCGCGCTGGTGTGGGGCGGCGCATGGGCACTGGCCAACCGCCTGTTCGGCCGCTACGCGCGCCTGGGACGCCACCTGTTCATCCTGGGCTCCGCACTGGCCGTGCTGGCCGCCTTCAAGGCAGGTTCGAGCGTGCTGGCCTTTGGCTATTCGCTCGATGCGCTGACCCGCTACAGCTCCCACGTGCTGATCCTGATCGCCGCGGGCATGATGTACTACCACCTCAACACCGTCAAGCCGCACAATGAGCGGCGATTCGGCGCGACCTGCCTGGTGCTGGCGCTGTTCATTTCCGGCCTGGTCATGATCAGCAACGAACAGCGTACCGGCAGCGTGGCCGACAGCCACTATATGTCGGTGATCCTGCCGCCGGACATGCGCATCAGTCCCAATCACAGTGTCGATGAGTTCATGGGCGACGTGGAAAAGCTCAAGCCCCGGCTGGACCGCGAGCGCGCCGACCTGGTGGCCGACGACAGCAAGGGCGAGCAATAA
- a CDS encoding acyltransferase family protein, translating into MYAAQARLYFIDWLRIIAFFLLILYHVGMYYVSWDWHVKSPAASDAIEPLMMLSSPWRLSLLFLVSGVASSCMLAKIPAGRFARQRSWRLLLPLVFGMLVIVPPQAYFEVIEKLQYQGSYGDFMRLYVSGYALFCKEGDCLDLPTWNHLWFLPYLWVYAMLFALLAARLGPRLDRGAARLARLLAGWRLIVLPAIAVGIIRVLLAPQFPSTHGLFDDWFNHANYFFLFMLGAMMARQVDIWPHVEALRWPAFGLALACWAALIIYYSLPENLTLDPQQHAWRVLMRWVYASCAWCAIVAACGFARRHLNFDNPGRRYLTQAVFPVYIVHQTLIVSIAHLIKPAGIAPPAEALVLVVLTLCISFGVVEAVRRLAPVRPLFGLARSAQGAPGRKAEKPATANC; encoded by the coding sequence ATGTACGCCGCACAAGCACGCCTGTATTTCATCGACTGGCTACGCATCATTGCGTTCTTCCTGCTGATCCTCTACCACGTGGGCATGTACTACGTGAGCTGGGACTGGCACGTGAAAAGCCCGGCTGCCAGCGATGCAATCGAACCGCTGATGATGCTTTCCTCGCCCTGGCGCCTGAGCCTGCTGTTCCTGGTCTCCGGCGTGGCTTCGTCCTGCATGCTGGCGAAAATTCCTGCCGGCCGGTTCGCGCGCCAGCGCAGCTGGCGCCTGCTGCTCCCGCTCGTGTTCGGCATGCTCGTCATCGTGCCGCCCCAGGCCTACTTTGAAGTGATCGAAAAGCTGCAGTACCAGGGCAGCTACGGCGACTTCATGCGGCTGTATGTCAGCGGCTATGCGCTCTTTTGCAAGGAGGGCGACTGCCTGGATTTGCCCACCTGGAACCACCTGTGGTTCCTGCCTTATTTGTGGGTGTATGCGATGCTGTTCGCGCTGCTGGCGGCGCGGCTGGGACCGCGACTGGATCGGGGTGCGGCGAGGCTTGCCAGGCTGCTCGCGGGCTGGCGGCTCATTGTCCTGCCAGCCATTGCGGTCGGCATCATCCGGGTATTGCTGGCACCGCAGTTTCCCAGTACCCACGGCCTGTTCGATGACTGGTTCAACCATGCCAACTATTTTTTCCTGTTCATGCTCGGCGCCATGATGGCGCGCCAGGTGGACATCTGGCCGCATGTCGAAGCACTGCGCTGGCCAGCCTTCGGCCTTGCCCTGGCCTGCTGGGCGGCGCTGATCATTTATTATTCCCTGCCCGAAAACCTCACGCTGGACCCGCAACAGCATGCCTGGCGTGTCCTCATGCGCTGGGTGTATGCCAGCTGCGCCTGGTGCGCCATCGTCGCAGCCTGCGGTTTTGCCCGTCGTCACCTGAACTTTGACAACCCGGGGCGGCGCTACCTGACCCAGGCCGTCTTCCCCGTGTATATCGTGCATCAAACCCTGATTGTCTCGATTGCCCACCTGATCAAGCCTGCAGGCATTGCGCCGCCGGCCGAAGCACTGGTACTGGTGGTACTGACCTTGTGCATCAGTTTTGGCGTGGTGGAAGCCGTGCGCCGGCTTGCCCCGGTGCGCCCCCTGTTCGGCCTGGCACGTTCAGCCCAGGGCGCGCCTGGCCGGAAAGCAGAAAAGCCCGCCACAGCGAACTGTTGA
- a CDS encoding S1C family serine protease has product MRFIQIAVLVCCVGCSGGALAQAAAGKTPPAKGRAAPAPAAPAAPAAPAVPAVVPPQVPPEVVPPGSPPAEVPPGSATEVEQNTALPPPSSAAQQVYSAAKGDLLQIRMLLRNGRTQSSVGSGFLVGTSNLVLTNYHVVSQMAIEPDVYVGEFVDTDGKSGPVELMAVDVLHDLAVVRVNRSGTGFFNIPEKLPKLTQGQYLYSLGNPLDLGFAISEGSYNGVVSRSFYDQLMFTGPINSGMSGGPSVTIDGAVAGVNVSKRRDGESVSFLVPIRYAQDLLAEVAGQKDPPSDFNAIIGEQLLAHQRAMINRLLETPLDLKSMGPYVVPVRESDQVRCWGRSNVKGVATFTADITACAMQSAIFVSESQQTGYLSMTHQYVRSASLDPLRFSVLASKQFNASLGNSRDARLTAPMCTEKFVKTKTLPLRAVTCVRAYRKFAGLYNFTLLTASTDDARASLQSRLDVAGVSFENGVRTTRAFLEALGRGGRK; this is encoded by the coding sequence ATGAGATTCATTCAGATCGCCGTACTTGTATGCTGCGTGGGCTGCTCTGGCGGCGCCCTGGCGCAAGCCGCCGCCGGCAAGACGCCCCCTGCCAAAGGGCGCGCCGCGCCTGCTCCCGCTGCTCCCGCCGCTCCCGCCGCTCCCGCCGTGCCTGCCGTCGTGCCGCCGCAAGTGCCGCCCGAGGTGGTCCCGCCCGGTTCGCCCCCTGCCGAGGTGCCGCCCGGGAGCGCCACCGAAGTGGAACAGAATACGGCCCTGCCGCCCCCCTCGTCCGCCGCCCAGCAAGTCTACTCCGCCGCCAAGGGCGACCTGCTGCAGATTCGCATGTTGCTGCGTAATGGACGCACCCAGTCGTCGGTTGGCTCGGGCTTCCTGGTCGGCACCAGCAACCTGGTGCTGACCAACTACCATGTGGTGTCGCAGATGGCGATCGAGCCTGACGTCTACGTGGGAGAATTTGTCGACACCGACGGCAAGAGCGGCCCGGTGGAACTGATGGCGGTCGATGTGCTGCATGACCTGGCCGTGGTGCGCGTGAACCGCAGCGGCACCGGTTTTTTCAATATCCCGGAAAAACTGCCCAAGCTGACCCAGGGCCAATACCTGTACTCGCTGGGCAATCCGCTGGACCTGGGCTTCGCCATCTCGGAAGGCTCGTACAACGGCGTCGTCTCGCGCAGCTTTTATGACCAGCTCATGTTCACCGGGCCGATCAATTCCGGCATGAGCGGCGGCCCCAGTGTGACCATTGACGGCGCCGTGGCCGGCGTCAATGTATCGAAGCGGCGCGATGGCGAATCGGTCAGCTTCCTGGTCCCCATCCGCTATGCGCAAGACTTGCTGGCCGAGGTGGCCGGTCAAAAAGATCCGCCGTCCGACTTCAATGCCATCATTGGCGAGCAGTTGCTGGCCCACCAGCGCGCCATGATCAACCGCCTGCTCGAGACGCCGCTGGACCTGAAAAGCATGGGGCCCTACGTGGTGCCGGTGCGCGAATCGGACCAGGTGCGGTGCTGGGGGCGCTCCAACGTCAAGGGCGTGGCCACGTTTACCGCCGATATCACGGCCTGCGCCATGCAGTCCGCGATTTTTGTCTCCGAGTCGCAGCAGACCGGCTACCTGTCCATGACCCACCAGTACGTGCGCTCGGCCAGCCTGGACCCGCTGCGCTTTTCGGTCCTGGCCAGCAAGCAGTTCAACGCCAGCCTTGGCAACAGCCGCGACGCGCGCCTGACGGCGCCCATGTGCACCGAAAAATTCGTCAAGACCAAAACGCTGCCGCTGCGCGCCGTCACCTGCGTACGCGCCTACCGCAAGTTCGCGGGCCTGTACAACTTCACGCTGCTGACCGCCAGCACGGACGACGCCCGCGCCAGCCTGCAAAGCCGGCTTGATGTCGCCGGTGTCTCGTTTGAAAACGGGGTGCGCACCACGCGCGCCTTTCTGGAGGCGCTGGGACGCGGGGGCCGCAAGTGA
- a CDS encoding sensor histidine kinase, producing the protein MPVRRPAAILATGWLLFWMLMVAVAVQDYARDDGTAYWQPVLWETSSFVAVTLLLLVQHHFTRGDEHLVARPARWFARQARWLPLYWVAFVPLAFGIRHGVYALAGQVYEHEGWGETFLYESLKLTVFIILFCLVRFGWLSYSGLLEEKVRVERANALLRQAQLQRLAQQMQPHFLFNALNTISSLMHSDVERADATLIQLAEVLRTTLEVSDVHAAPLATELRLAQGYARVMQERYAGRVAISWDIDDAALTCSVPVMSIQPLLENIFKHTVETRRGLTTISIGCRREHGTLVVSLLDDAGRLAPASAPGIGLANLRERLAVLFGDAAAVTLTEREPAGVCAEMRVPCAS; encoded by the coding sequence ATGCCGGTGCGCCGCCCCGCCGCCATCCTGGCCACGGGCTGGCTGCTGTTCTGGATGCTGATGGTGGCGGTCGCCGTCCAGGATTACGCCCGCGATGACGGCACCGCCTACTGGCAGCCGGTGTTGTGGGAGACTTCGTCCTTCGTGGCCGTCACGCTGCTGCTGCTGGTGCAGCACCACTTCACGCGCGGCGACGAACACCTGGTGGCGCGGCCGGCGCGCTGGTTTGCGCGCCAGGCCCGCTGGCTGCCCCTGTACTGGGTCGCTTTCGTGCCGCTGGCGTTCGGCATCCGGCACGGGGTGTACGCCCTGGCCGGCCAGGTGTATGAGCATGAGGGATGGGGCGAGACCTTCCTGTACGAGTCGCTCAAGCTGACGGTCTTCATTATCCTGTTTTGCCTGGTGCGCTTCGGCTGGCTCTCCTACAGCGGCCTGCTGGAAGAAAAAGTACGGGTCGAAAGGGCCAACGCACTGCTGCGCCAGGCCCAGTTGCAGCGGCTGGCGCAGCAGATGCAGCCGCACTTCCTGTTCAACGCGCTCAACACCATTTCCTCGCTCATGCACAGCGATGTCGAGCGCGCCGACGCCACCCTGATCCAGCTGGCCGAGGTGCTGCGCACCACGCTGGAAGTGAGCGATGTCCATGCCGCGCCGCTGGCCACGGAGCTGCGCCTGGCGCAGGGCTACGCGCGCGTGATGCAGGAGCGCTATGCCGGGCGGGTGGCGATCAGCTGGGACATTGACGATGCCGCCCTCACCTGCAGCGTGCCGGTGATGAGCATCCAGCCGCTTCTGGAAAACATCTTCAAGCACACGGTGGAGACCCGGCGCGGCCTGACCACCATCAGCATCGGCTGCCGGCGCGAGCACGGCACGCTGGTCGTGTCCCTGCTTGACGATGCCGGGCGCCTGGCGCCGGCGTCAGCGCCGGGCATTGGCCTGGCCAACCTGCGGGAGCGCCTGGCGGTGCTGTTTGGCGACGCCGCCGCCGTCACCCTCACCGAGCGCGAGCCGGCCGGGGTATGTGCCGAGATGAGGGTGCCATGCGCATCCTGA
- a CDS encoding ABC transporter ATP-binding protein — protein sequence MAQHVIEMQGVSKAFGDLQVLDGLDLTVPACSIFGFLGNNGEGKSTLIRLITGLLRADRGSIRVLDLDIATESHAILQQIGALVEAPSLYPNLSGAEMLRIGCTIKGLPRSEITRVLELVNLGGAARRQIGKYSLGMKQRLAIAHALLGGPKLLILDEPTNGLDPEGMRDIRALLRSLPAVAGVTVFVSSHNLDEIEKSATHIALLKGGRIRMQAPIEDLLAQQTGTLAIEVSDAARAQQLLQSAAYQAERTVSGQVRVTGVARHQADRVHALLVHAGFRLYQSVYHTPSLEQWFLEKHHAA from the coding sequence ATGGCGCAACACGTGATTGAGATGCAGGGCGTGAGCAAGGCGTTCGGCGATCTGCAGGTCCTGGACGGCCTGGACCTGACGGTCCCGGCCTGCAGCATTTTCGGATTTCTGGGCAATAACGGCGAAGGCAAATCGACGCTGATCCGGCTCATCACCGGCCTGCTGCGCGCCGACCGCGGCAGCATCCGGGTACTCGACCTGGACATTGCCACCGAAAGCCACGCCATCTTGCAGCAGATCGGCGCCCTGGTGGAAGCGCCGAGCCTGTATCCGAACCTGAGCGGCGCCGAAATGCTGCGCATCGGCTGCACCATCAAGGGCTTGCCGCGCAGCGAGATCACGCGCGTGCTGGAGCTGGTCAACCTGGGCGGGGCCGCGCGGCGCCAGATCGGCAAGTATTCGCTGGGCATGAAGCAGCGTCTGGCAATTGCCCACGCCCTGCTCGGTGGGCCGAAACTGCTGATCCTGGACGAGCCCACCAATGGCCTCGATCCCGAAGGCATGCGCGACATCCGCGCCCTGCTGCGCTCGCTGCCGGCGGTGGCAGGCGTGACCGTCTTTGTGTCCAGCCACAACCTCGACGAGATCGAGAAGTCGGCCACCCACATTGCCCTGCTCAAGGGCGGGCGCATCCGCATGCAGGCGCCGATCGAGGATCTGCTGGCGCAACAGACCGGGACCCTGGCGATAGAGGTGAGCGATGCCGCGCGCGCCCAACAGCTGCTGCAAAGTGCCGCCTACCAGGCCGAGCGCACCGTGAGCGGCCAGGTCCGCGTGACCGGCGTGGCACGCCACCAGGCCGACCGCGTCCACGCGCTGCTGGTGCACGCCGGCTTTCGCCTGTACCAGTCGGTCTACCACACGCCGTCACTCGAACAATGGTTTCTGGAGAAGCATCATGCTGCTTAA
- a CDS encoding MarR family winged helix-turn-helix transcriptional regulator, producing the protein MPRPSPQPLEKPLGCTCFKLRKLTRAMSRLYDQHLAQAGLKTTQYSVLVNAARAALPVADMADLLGLDRTTLTRNLKPLIESGWVVLKSGSDSRQRIVTITAAGRRKVEQAYVAWRAAQTAFEQLMGREAVRSLHRQLDTTMLHLTPLLKEASDA; encoded by the coding sequence GTGCCCCGACCTTCGCCCCAGCCGCTGGAAAAGCCGCTTGGCTGCACCTGCTTCAAGCTGCGCAAGCTCACGCGCGCCATGTCGCGCCTGTACGACCAGCACCTGGCGCAGGCGGGCCTCAAGACCACCCAGTACAGCGTCCTGGTCAACGCCGCCCGCGCCGCCTTGCCGGTGGCCGACATGGCCGATCTGCTGGGACTGGACCGCACCACGCTCACGCGCAACCTGAAGCCGCTCATCGAGTCCGGCTGGGTGGTGTTAAAAAGTGGCAGCGACAGCCGCCAGCGCATTGTCACCATCACCGCCGCCGGCCGCAGGAAGGTGGAGCAGGCTTACGTGGCATGGCGCGCGGCCCAGACGGCCTTTGAACAGCTCATGGGCCGCGAAGCCGTGCGCAGCCTGCACCGGCAGCTTGATACCACCATGCTTCATCTCACCCCCTTGCTCAAGGAAGCCAGCGATGCATAA
- a CDS encoding NADPH-dependent FMN reductase encodes MATRKIAVIVGSLRKESWNRKVGKALIMLAPPTLEMEIVEIGQLAMYNQDDDDAPPATYTEFREKLKQYHGVLFCTPEYNRSIPAVLKNAIDVGSRPYGQSAWSGKPCAVISASPGAIGGFGANHHLRQCLVFLNMPAMQQPEAYLGKIDTCFDGDQVSDEKTRAFLQKFIDTFAAWVERNAD; translated from the coding sequence ATGGCTACGAGAAAGATCGCGGTAATCGTCGGCAGTCTGCGCAAGGAGTCGTGGAACCGCAAGGTCGGCAAGGCACTGATCATGCTGGCGCCACCGACTCTCGAGATGGAGATCGTCGAGATCGGCCAGCTGGCCATGTACAACCAGGATGACGACGACGCACCGCCGGCCACCTACACCGAATTTCGCGAAAAGCTCAAGCAGTACCACGGCGTGCTGTTTTGCACGCCCGAGTACAACCGTTCCATCCCCGCCGTGCTCAAGAATGCGATCGATGTCGGTTCGCGTCCCTACGGCCAGAGCGCATGGAGCGGCAAGCCGTGCGCGGTGATCAGCGCCTCGCCCGGCGCCATCGGTGGCTTCGGCGCCAACCACCACCTGCGCCAGTGCCTGGTGTTCCTCAACATGCCGGCCATGCAGCAGCCGGAAGCTTACCTGGGCAAGATCGACACCTGCTTCGATGGCGACCAGGTGAGCGACGAGAAAACCCGCGCCTTTTTGCAGAAATTCATCGATACCTTTGCCGCCTGGGTCGAGCGCAACGCCGACTAG
- a CDS encoding ABC transporter permease — MLLKLLAVELLKVRRSLALLMMFAIALMVVALNVLMLVKQYPLAAMGPAHWLRLWQNSAGLWCYFMLPLYIALVTGLLNGQEHRNHTWRLMLTLPVTQLQLFAVKALLAWLFVAGATLVLGAGTALSMLVLGAAGASLDGAFAFPVLAALGKATLGCLPVLVIQHAVSWRFQNLTAPLAVGVVATMGITQVGSSSYWVWYPWTYATMAVMGSEAASRQQALALAAGVGALLFAAAAAALARREVES, encoded by the coding sequence ATGCTGCTTAAACTGCTCGCCGTGGAATTGCTCAAGGTGCGCCGCTCGCTGGCGCTGCTGATGATGTTCGCCATCGCCCTGATGGTGGTGGCGCTCAATGTGCTAATGCTGGTCAAGCAGTACCCGCTGGCCGCCATGGGCCCCGCGCACTGGCTGCGGCTGTGGCAAAACAGCGCCGGCCTGTGGTGCTACTTCATGCTGCCCCTGTATATCGCCCTCGTCACCGGCTTGCTCAACGGCCAGGAACACCGCAACCATACCTGGCGCCTGATGCTGACCTTGCCCGTGACGCAGCTGCAGCTGTTCGCGGTCAAGGCGCTTTTGGCATGGCTGTTCGTCGCTGGCGCCACCCTGGTACTCGGTGCCGGCACGGCGCTGTCGATGCTGGTACTGGGCGCGGCCGGTGCCAGCCTGGACGGCGCCTTTGCCTTTCCGGTACTGGCGGCGCTGGGAAAGGCGACGCTGGGATGCCTGCCGGTGCTGGTGATCCAGCATGCCGTGAGCTGGCGCTTCCAGAACCTCACGGCGCCGCTCGCCGTGGGCGTGGTGGCCACCATGGGCATCACCCAGGTAGGCAGTTCGAGCTACTGGGTGTGGTACCCCTGGACCTATGCCACCATGGCCGTCATGGGCAGCGAAGCGGCCAGCCGCCAGCAAGCCCTGGCCCTGGCCGCGGGGGTTGGCGCCCTGCTGTTTGCCGCCGCGGCCGCGGCGCTGGCACGGCGCGAGGTGGAAAGCTAG